AGCGGTGAGGCTCGGCCGCTGCTCGCCCTCGAACGCGCCCTCGACCTCGAAGTAGGGGCAGCCCTGCCGGAGCGCGTGGGTGTCGGTCGAGGTAAGGAAGCTCTTGGTCAGGCAGAGGTAGTGGACGGCCTCCAGCAGGTTCGTCTTCCCCGCCCCGTTCGGGCCGACGATCAGGTTGACGCCCGGCGCGAAGGCGACCTCGGTCTCGGCGTGGGCGCGGAAGGAGAGCAGGCGGAGCGAGCGGAGGCGCATGCGGACGTGGGAGAGGAGCGCGGGGTGATACCGGTGCCTGCCGGGCGGGTTCGGCGGCACCTGTATCCGAAAGCGCATGCCGATTGCGCTGCATATTTACCTGCGAAGAGGTAGCTTAGGCCGGAAGCGTAGGATACACTCGCTTTGCTGCCATGCGCGTTCTCTCTCTCCTCTTCCTGCTCATGCCCGGCGTGCTTGCCCGGCCGGACTGCGAGGCCGTGTTCCAGCGTGCCCAGGCTTCCTTCGACCGGCTCGACACCCGGACGGCGGATTCGCTCGCGGTGGCCGCGACGCGGCGTGCGTTCCAGGAGGCCCGCGCCTGCTACGCCGCGACGCCGACCCTCGACAGCACGGCGGCGAACCACCTCGCCCGCGCCTACGGACGCGACGCGCAGATTCTCCTCGAGACCGGCCAGATCGACGAGGTCGCGGCGCTCATCGACACGTTCTTCGACGGGCCGTACCTCCGGGCCGACTCCGCCGGCGTGCGCTACATGCTGGAGTTTCGGGGGTTCATTCTGGACCAGCAGGGGCGCGTCGAGGAGTCGCTGCGCGCGCGGCTGCGGCTGCTCGACTATGCCGCCTCGGCGACGCCCGCCGTCCGCACGCGCATCTGGATGGGGCTGGCCGGAGCCTACGACCGGCTCGGGCAGTGGGACGAGGCCCTAGCCATCTACGAAACGGTTCAGCGCACGCTTGGGGCCGAGCCTGAGCTTGAGCTGCAGCTCCGCGTCAGCCTCGCCCGGGCCTACACGCGGGAGGCCGAACTTCGGATCCGCCAGTCTCGTCGCCCTGACGCAGCCGCGCGGAGCCTCGTGGCGGCGCGCACTGCGACCGACTTGCTGCGCGGCCTCCCCTCGCCCCGCGCCGAGCACTTTCTGGTCTTCGCACGGATCACCCTCGCCGATGCCTACCTCGCGCAGGGCCAAGCCGACTCGGCGCTCGTCGTGGTGCAGGCGGCGGCCGACCTCGCGGCGCGGTTGCAGCGGCCCTCGCGCAGCGCAGAGATCACGAGTTGGGAGGCCGTTGGGACGACGCACCTTGCGCTCGGCCAGGCCGAGGCCGCGCGCGCGGCGTTCGAAGAGGCACTGGCCGTGGGCGACCGCTACGGCGTGCAGATCCGCCGCCCCGATCTCTTCGGCAGCCTCGCGCAAGCCTCGATGCGTCTCGGCGACTTCGCGCGCGCCGACTCACTCGTCGGGCAGGCCCTCCGCCTCGTCGAGGCCGAACGGGCAGGGCTGAGCGCCGAGGTCGAGGCGAGCCGGGCCGGGACGTGGTACGACACCTACCTCACCCGCGTCAGCCTCCTCCTAGCGCGGCAGCGCCCGACCGACGCCTTCCTTGCCCTCGACGAGGCCCGCGCCCGCGTCCTGCGCGACCTGCGCCACCGCCGCGTGCTGCTCGGCGACCTCGCGCCGGAGACCCGCCGCCGCGCCGACAGCCTCACCGCGACGCTCGAAGCCCGCCACCGCCGCTTCGCCGAGCCGGACCTCGACCCGGTGGAGCGGCTTCGGCTTCGCGGGGAGATCGAGGCCCTCGAAGCGGACCGGGCCGCCGTGCTCGGAGACGGGGGCGCGAGCGTCACGGCGGACCTCGGCCGGATGCAGCAGACGCTCGCCGCCCGAGGCCAGGTGCTGCTCACCTACCACCCCGCTGCGCCGCAACACGCCTTCGTACTGCGCCCCGACACCCTCGTCGCTGTGCCTCTTGCCGATGACCTCGACGCGGCCCGGATCGAAGCGCTGATGGCGGCCGTGAGCCCGCTCTGGGTGGAGGGCAGCGGCCCGGTGGACCCGTTAAACCTCGCCTTCGACCCGGCTCCGCTGAAGACGCTTTACGACCTCCTGATCGCACCGGTCGCGCCCTACCTGCCGGAGGGTGCAGGACTCGTCGTCGTGCCAGAGGGGCCGCTGGCCCAACTGCCGTTCGGGCTGCTGCTCGAAGAGGCCGTCGCGCCCACGGACCCGATGGGCACGGCCCCGTTCCTGCTGCGTCGTCATGCGATCTCGACTGAACTGGCAGCGGGACTGCTCGCGGAGGACGAAGCCCCGTCAGGAGCGGCTTCGGACCTGGTCGCCTTCGGGCGGAGCGCCTTCGGCGGGGTCGAGACCGACTCGCCGCTACGCTCGGTCTACGAGGAGGGTGCGCCGCCGGACCTCCCGAACGTGGCGCGCGAACTGGCCGACCTGGGGCGCCGCTTCCCGTCGGCCTTCGTCGCGCTCGACGAGGAGGCGACGGAGTCGCGGTTCTACGAGCGCCTGGAGGACGCGCGGCTGCTCCACATCGCCTCGCACGCCTTCGTCGAGGACGCCAACCCGCTCGGGAGCTACATCCAACTCTCGCCCGACCCCGACAGCACCGAGGACGGGCGGCTCTACCTCTACGAGCTGATGCAGCAGCCGCTCGCGGCTGACCTCGTGGTGCTGAGCGGGTGCCGCACGGCGCGCGGGCGCGACCTCCTCGGCGAGGGTGTCCTCGGCCTGCAGTACGCCGTCCGCGCCGCCGGGGCCGCGAGTACGCTCGGCACGCTCTGGCGCGTGGACGACGCCGCGACGGTCGAGCTGATGGACGGGTTCTACGCCCACCTCGCGCGCGGCGAGCGCAAAGACGTAGCCCTCCAGCAAGCGCAGCTCGACTACCTCGAAACCCACGGCGGGCTGCGCAGTAGCCCCTTTTTCTGGGCCGCGCCGATCCTCTACGGCGACCCGAGTCCAGTCCCCATTCCGTCCGGCTTCGGGGTCTGGTGGTGGATCGTTGGCGCGGGCCTGGTTGCCTCGGCCCTGCTGCTGCCCCGCGCGTTGCGCCGCAGGAGGCCCGGCACCCCTCCCCCCGCGTAGCCTGTCGACCCTGCGATGCGATCCATTCTGCTCAGGCGTGTAGGAGCGTACGGCATCGACATCACGCTGCTTTTCGTCATCCTGACGCCGCTCGGCTTCCTCGTCCAATGGATGCTCGGGCTCGGGCCTTCGTCCACACCCCAGGAGGTCTACTTCACCCTCGTCCTCAACTTCTCGCTGCCCGTCTGGGTCTACTTCACGCTGGCGGACCGGTCCGAGAGCGGGGCGACGCTCGGCAAGCGCTCCCTCTCGATTTGCACCCAGGCGGAGGGCGGAGAGCCGGTGGGATTGGGGCAGGCGCTGGCGCGGACGGCAGTCAAGATGGTCCCGTGGGAGGTCACGCACGCCTCGGCGTTCCTGTTCGCCCCCGCCATCGGCGAACTAGCGACGGAAAACTGGGTAGGGATCGGCGCGGCGTACGTGCTGGTCTTCGTCTACCTCGTCGTTGCATGGCGCACGCAGGGCCGCCGGAGCGTCCACGACCTCGTCGCCTCCACGAGCGTCGAGCGCGCCGCTACGTCCCTCTCGCACTCTGCCTACGTCTCGTAGACGCATTTGCCTCCGCACTGCACTCCCTCTCCTTCCGATGGCTGAGTCCGACCTCTTCCGCGAACTGCAGGCGCTCACGACCGAGACCCGCAACCCGCGCTCGATGCGGATCGACGCGGCCTCGACCGAGGACATCCTCCGCATCATCAGCGACGAGGACGCACGCGTCGTCCCCGCCGTCCGCGCCGAGCTACCGTACGTCGCCGAGGCCGTCGAACTCGTGGTCGATGCGTTCAAAAACGGGGGGCGTCTAGTCTACGCCGGGGCCGGGACGAGCGGACGGCTCGGCGTCCTTGACGCCGCCGAGTGCCCGCCGACGTTCGGGAGCGACCCCGAGCAGGTGCAGGGCCTGATCGCAGGTGGCCAGGCGGCGATGTTCGTCGCCCAGGAAGGGGCCGAAGATCACGAGTCGAACGGGCGCGACGCGCTCGGCGAGGCGGGCGTGACCGAGCGGGACGTGGTCTGCGGGATCGCGGCGAGCCGGCGGACGCCGTTCGTGGTCGGGGCCGTCAAGCACGCCCACGCGCTCGGGTGCACGACGCTCTTCGTGACCTGCAACCCGCGCGAGGCGTTCGACCTCCACGAGGTCGTCGATGTGGCGATGTGCCCGGCGGTCGGGCCGGAGGTCATCATGGGGTCCACGCGGATGAAGAGCGGGACGGCGCAGAAGCTCGTCCTCAACATGATCACGACCGCCGCCTTCGTCCGGCTCGGGAAGGTCTACGAGAACATGATGATCGACCTCCAGATGACGAACGCGAAGCTCGTCGAGCGCTCGAAGCGAATCGTGATGACGGCGACCGGCGTGGGCTACGAGGAGGCTGCCGGCATCCTCGCCGAGGCCGATGGGCACGTCAAGACGGCGCTCGTGATGCTCCTGGCCGAGGTCTCCGCTGACGCCGCCCGCGAGCGTCTCGCGGCGGCCGGCGGGTTCGTCCGGCAGGCGATTGCGGGGTGAGCGTCGAGGGACCCGTCGGGCTGCCTGTTCGTTGCACAGGACCCAACCGTAGGGGCGCAGCATGCTGCGCCCCTACCCGTGTTTCACCGACCCCTCTCTCCTCGTGTCCCTCACTTCGATTCGCACCCGCGTCGCCGCCGCGCCGTTCTTCGTCCAGCTTCGCCGCGACGCGGCCAGCCTCGCCTCCGGCGACCGGCTGCGGCTGCGCGGCACCGTCGGCTCGCTCCCGGCCTTCGCCCTCGCCGATCTCGCGGACGCGGGCACCCCGCTCTGCTGCCTCCTCCCCGAGCACGAATCGGCGACCTACCTCCAGAGCGACCTCGAACAACTCCTCGGCGAGGACACCGAGGTGCTGCTCTTCCCGCCGACCGGGCAGGCACCCTACGACCGCGACCGGGTGGCCGAAAGCGCCGCGCTCATCCGCCGAGCCGACGTGCTCCAGCGCTTGCAGGAGGGCTTCGCCGGAACCGTCGTGACGAGCGTCGAGGCCGTCGCCGAACTCGTCGCGCCCCCTGAGACGGTCGCCCAGGAGACCCTCACGATCCGCGTCGGCGACGAGGTCGGGCCGGAGGCCCTCGTGGAGCGGCTCGTCGGGCAAGGGTTCGAGGCTGCCGAGTTCGTCGAGCTGCCGGGCGAGATCGCGCTCCGCGGCGGCATCCTCGACGTCTACCCCTTCGCGGGCGACTACCCCGTCCGCATCGAGTTCTTCGGCGACGAGATCGACTCGGTCCGCGAGTTCGACCCGCAGACGCAGCGCTCGGTCAGCCGTCTGAGGCAGGCCCGGATCGTCCCCAACCTCGACGCGCCGGCCTTCGACGCGGTCGCGCATGTCGCTCTGCTCGACTACTTTCCCGGCGGCACCCTCTTCGCGCTCTTCGACTCCGTCCGGCTCAGCGAGCGCGCTGATGCCGTCTACGCCGAGGCCGCCGACGCCTTTGCTGCGCTCGAGGACGACGAGGCTCCGCCGCCGGACCGGCTCTACCTCACCGGCGACGCGCTCGGCGACAAGCTGTCCGACCGCCCTGCCCTGCTTTTGGGCACGTTCTCCGACGACGCCGACCGGACATTCGCGCTCGATGCCCAACCGCAGCCCGACTTCAACGCCGACGTGCGCCGCCTCCGCGAGCACCTCGCCGAACTCAAAGACCGTGGGTTCGAGGCGC
This DNA window, taken from Bacteroidota bacterium, encodes the following:
- a CDS encoding CHAT domain-containing protein; amino-acid sequence: MRVLSLLFLLMPGVLARPDCEAVFQRAQASFDRLDTRTADSLAVAATRRAFQEARACYAATPTLDSTAANHLARAYGRDAQILLETGQIDEVAALIDTFFDGPYLRADSAGVRYMLEFRGFILDQQGRVEESLRARLRLLDYAASATPAVRTRIWMGLAGAYDRLGQWDEALAIYETVQRTLGAEPELELQLRVSLARAYTREAELRIRQSRRPDAAARSLVAARTATDLLRGLPSPRAEHFLVFARITLADAYLAQGQADSALVVVQAAADLAARLQRPSRSAEITSWEAVGTTHLALGQAEAARAAFEEALAVGDRYGVQIRRPDLFGSLAQASMRLGDFARADSLVGQALRLVEAERAGLSAEVEASRAGTWYDTYLTRVSLLLARQRPTDAFLALDEARARVLRDLRHRRVLLGDLAPETRRRADSLTATLEARHRRFAEPDLDPVERLRLRGEIEALEADRAAVLGDGGASVTADLGRMQQTLAARGQVLLTYHPAAPQHAFVLRPDTLVAVPLADDLDAARIEALMAAVSPLWVEGSGPVDPLNLAFDPAPLKTLYDLLIAPVAPYLPEGAGLVVVPEGPLAQLPFGLLLEEAVAPTDPMGTAPFLLRRHAISTELAAGLLAEDEAPSGAASDLVAFGRSAFGGVETDSPLRSVYEEGAPPDLPNVARELADLGRRFPSAFVALDEEATESRFYERLEDARLLHIASHAFVEDANPLGSYIQLSPDPDSTEDGRLYLYELMQQPLAADLVVLSGCRTARGRDLLGEGVLGLQYAVRAAGAASTLGTLWRVDDAATVELMDGFYAHLARGERKDVALQQAQLDYLETHGGLRSSPFFWAAPILYGDPSPVPIPSGFGVWWWIVGAGLVASALLLPRALRRRRPGTPPPA
- a CDS encoding RDD family protein, with the protein product MRSILLRRVGAYGIDITLLFVILTPLGFLVQWMLGLGPSSTPQEVYFTLVLNFSLPVWVYFTLADRSESGATLGKRSLSICTQAEGGEPVGLGQALARTAVKMVPWEVTHASAFLFAPAIGELATENWVGIGAAYVLVFVYLVVAWRTQGRRSVHDLVASTSVERAATSLSHSAYVS
- the murQ gene encoding N-acetylmuramic acid 6-phosphate etherase, giving the protein MAESDLFRELQALTTETRNPRSMRIDAASTEDILRIISDEDARVVPAVRAELPYVAEAVELVVDAFKNGGRLVYAGAGTSGRLGVLDAAECPPTFGSDPEQVQGLIAGGQAAMFVAQEGAEDHESNGRDALGEAGVTERDVVCGIAASRRTPFVVGAVKHAHALGCTTLFVTCNPREAFDLHEVVDVAMCPAVGPEVIMGSTRMKSGTAQKLVLNMITTAAFVRLGKVYENMMIDLQMTNAKLVERSKRIVMTATGVGYEEAAGILAEADGHVKTALVMLLAEVSADAARERLAAAGGFVRQAIAG